Within Streptomyces roseirectus, the genomic segment CGCGATGCCGGCGGCGGACTCCAGGTGCCCGATGTTGGACTTGACCGAGCCGACGGCGCAGCGGTCCACGGCGTGGGCGAGGGTGTCGTCGAGGTGGTCGGCGAACGCCTCGCGCAGGCCGGCGATCTCGATGGGGTCGCCGAGGGGGGTGCCGGTGCCGTGGGCCTCGACGCAGCCGATGGTGCGGGGGTCGATCGCGGCCTTGCGCAGGCTCGCGCGGATGACGTCGGCCTGGGCCTGAGGGCTGGGGACGGTGTAACCGCCGGTCTTGCCACCGGAGTTGACGGCGGAGGCGCGGATGACGCCGTAGATCCGGTCGCCGTCGGCTTCAGCCTGTGCCAGGGGTTTGAGGAGGACGGCGCCGACGCCCTCGCCGTCGACGAATCCGTCGGCGCCCTTGCCGAAGCTGCGGCAGCGGTCGCCGGGCGAGGTCATGCCGTTGTCGGCGAGGGTGCGCAGGTGGGACTCGTGGAGGATGAGGTTGACGCCGCCGGCGACGGCGATCGCGCAGTCCCCGGCGCGCAGGGACTCGCAGGCGAGGTGGACGGCGGTGAGGGAGGCGGAGCAGGCGGTGTTGACGGTGAGGCTGGGGCCGCGCAGGTCGAGGGTGTAGGAGACGCGGTTGGCGATGGACCAGTGGCTGGACCGGGCGGCGTTGGGGGCGCCGAGGGCAGTGGCTGAGCCACTCATCCACTCGTAGTCGCTGTTCATGACCCCGGCGAAGACGCCGACGGGGTTGTGTTCGCGCGCGAGGCGGCGCGGCGGGTAGCCGGCGTCCTCCAGAGTGGCCCAGACGGTTTCGAGGAAGACGCGTTCCTGGGGGTCGATGCTGTCGGCGTCGACGGGGGCGATGCCGAAGAAGAGGGGGTCGAAGGCGTCGGCGTCGTCGATGAGTCCGGCCCAGCGGGGGGTCGCGGAGGGTTCGCCGCCGGGGAAGCGGTCGTCGGGGACACGGCTGACGCAGTGTTCGCCGTCGCGGGTGCGGGCCCAGAGTTCGTCGGGGGTCGCGGCGCGCGGGTAGCGTCCGGCGAGACCGATCACGGCGATACCGGCCGGCGGGGCCGGCTGTCCGGCGCCGCGCTCCGCGTCTTTCGCCTGTGCCTCGCGCAGGAGTCGCAGCAGTGCCGTGCGCTTGTGGTCCATGTCCCTGCCCTTGCCTGCCGTCCCGGGCCGTGCGCCGGCCGCGTCCGCTGTGGTCGTCATTCCGTCACCGTCCGGCCGTGGGGGCTGTGGGCCGAGAACTCCGTCAAATCGGCGGCCGGGAAATTGACGGAGCCGTGCACCGAAAGGGGGACTACGGATTTCCGTAGTCCTGTGTGCGGATCCAAGCGTGCCGAACCGGGCCAGGACGGACTTCCCACGCGGTGAAGCCTGTGACCCAGGTCATGATCGCGGAATATGCGTTCACCGAACTCGGCGCCAATCTGAGCATCGCTCAGGATTGTCGAACTGTGAGTCACGACACCATTCAGGAATGCCGGGTACGGTGTCGCTTCGCACGGACTTCGCCCTCTCGAAGATCGAATACTCGGCGGTGGACCCTGGAGGGGCGCCGCTTCCCCGGCATCCACCTTCACGGCCGGATCCGGCCAGTGTCACCACCTGAGCAGGTAGGTTTGCCCAGCCAGGCCACTCCGGGGGCTACTCAAGCGGGTAGGACCGTGCGGGAGTCGGCTCCGGCCGGGGTGACGGCGGTCCGCCCCCGGCACCTTCTGACACCCTGTCCGCCGTTTCCGTCCATTCACGGAGTTTTCGCTTCCCGAGGGTAACGGTCAGGCCAAAAAGGCGTGTTAATCTTCAAGGGACCGTATTAACCTTCAAGAACTCCCCCCGCACCCTTTTTGAAGGATCGTCAGCCCCCACGATTCCTCAGGTACGGGACCCACTTTCGTTCGATTCTCTGCCCCGGACATGAACTACGTGAGGTCACGTGTCACACAGCCCCCTGCGCGGCCGGTCACCGGAAATGAGTCTCATCCTCCAGACATTCGCCGAAGCGGAGTCCAGCCGCGGCGGCGTGATATTGGTCTCAGGCGAGGAGGGATTCGGTAAATCCCGGCTCGTCCACGAGGTCAGCCGCATCGCCGAGGAGCACGAATTCGCCCTCGTCCGCGCCGACGACGAGACCCGTCCGCCCCGGGCCGACGACCGTCCGACACTGACCGTCCTCGACGACTTGCACGTGTACACCGACAGGTCGTTGCTGCGCCGCCTCACCGCCGACCTGCCCTCCCTGCGCACCCGCCCGCACGTGTGGCTCCTGACCCTGCGCGACCAGACGTACGGCCTGGACGTGCACCGTTTCGTCAGGGCGCTCGACGAGTGGGGGTGCACGCGCGTCGCCCTGGGCCGGCTCTCCCCGGACGCGGTGCGGGAACTCCTGACCGACGTGCTGGGCGCGGTGCCGGACGCCGGTCTGCTGGCGCTCGCCGGCGAGGCCGCCGGCCACCCCCTGCTGACGACGGCTCTGGCGACGGGCCTGCGTGAGGAGGGCCAGGTGCGGGTCGTGGGCCGCCGGGCCACGCTGACCTCCCGCACCGTGCCCGCGCGCCTGCGTTCCACCGTCAACTGCCTGCTCCAGGAGCACGGCGAGCAGGTCCAGCGCGTCCTGCGGACCGCCGCCGTCCTGGGCCCGGAGTTCGGGCTCGCGGACCTGCGCGCCGTCCTCGTCGACGTCTCCCCCGTCACGCTCGCCGCCCACGTCCAGCGGGCCGTCGACGCGGGGATCCTGGACTGCGACGACGACGGCCGGCTCGGCTTCCGGTACGAGCTGCTGCGCCGCACGATCGTCGACGGCACCGCGCCGGGCGTGCGCCAGGTGCTGCTGGACGCCGCCTGCCCGACCGCTCCCCCGGCGCCGGCGCCCGCCGCACGGGAGGAGAACGTGATGCTGCTGTACGCGCGCGCCGTCTCCTACCTCAACGAGGGCCGCACGGACCGCGCCCGCCAGTCGGCGACCGCCCTGTTCCACCATCGCGCGCACGCGGGCGACACGTCGGGGCAGGCGTTCGCGCTGATGCTCCGCTCGTCCTGTGCTCGGATCGAGGGACGGCCCGCCGAGGCGCTGCGGCTGAGCCGGGAGGCGGCGACGCACGTCCCGCCCGGCAAGTCGGACTGCGTCGAGGAGCTGATCACCCACGGGGTGGCGCTCGAACTGACGCTGCTGGGCGAGCCGGACGAGGCGGAGCGGCTGCTGCGCCGGGCCGAATGCTGGTCGGGGCCCGGCGGCACGCCGCCCGGCGGGCTCGCGATGTCGATGGCCGCCGCGCGGGTCCTGAGCGCGAAGGGCCGGCACCGGCGGGCCGCCCAGTGGGTCGACGCGGCGCTGTCGGTCGTCCACCGGCCCGACCGGACCCTGCTGCCACTGGCCACCGCCGTCCAGGCGCTCGCCGCGCTGCGGGGCGGTGACCTCCCGGCGGCGGAACGGCTCGTGGCCCGCTCCGACGCCGAGCGTGAGGCGTGCCTGTTCCTGCACTGCGCGCAGCCCGACTGGGTCGCGCTCCAGGTGGCGGCCGAGCGGCACGGCGCACAGCACACCGTGCGGCTGCTGGCCGACCGGTACGCCGAGCTGATCACCGGGCCGCTGCTGTTCATCGAGGAGCCGGGCGCCGCGCCCTGGCTGGTGCGCACGGCGCTCGCCGGGCACGCGCCGCACCTGGCCGAGCAGGTCGTGCGGACGGTCCGCGCGCTCGCCCGTGACAACGCGGACTTCCAGCCGCTCGCCGTCTCCGCCGTCCACGCGGAGGGGCTGCTGAGCCAGGACGAGGGTGCGCTGGCCCGTGCGCGCCGGGAGCACCGGGACACGTGGGCCGCCGCCGGGGCCGCCGAGGACCTGGGGCTGCTGCTCGGCCGGGCCGGCGGACAGGGCTTGGCGCACCGGCAGTTCGCCACGGCGCGGGAGCTGTACGAGGAGGCCGGTTCGGTGCGGGACGCCGGCCGGCTCGCGGCGCGGCTCGACGTGCCGCCGGTGCCTTCGACGCCGCCCTCGGAAAACCGACCGGTTGGTCCGG encodes:
- a CDS encoding helix-turn-helix transcriptional regulator — encoded protein: MSHSPLRGRSPEMSLILQTFAEAESSRGGVILVSGEEGFGKSRLVHEVSRIAEEHEFALVRADDETRPPRADDRPTLTVLDDLHVYTDRSLLRRLTADLPSLRTRPHVWLLTLRDQTYGLDVHRFVRALDEWGCTRVALGRLSPDAVRELLTDVLGAVPDAGLLALAGEAAGHPLLTTALATGLREEGQVRVVGRRATLTSRTVPARLRSTVNCLLQEHGEQVQRVLRTAAVLGPEFGLADLRAVLVDVSPVTLAAHVQRAVDAGILDCDDDGRLGFRYELLRRTIVDGTAPGVRQVLLDAACPTAPPAPAPAAREENVMLLYARAVSYLNEGRTDRARQSATALFHHRAHAGDTSGQAFALMLRSSCARIEGRPAEALRLSREAATHVPPGKSDCVEELITHGVALELTLLGEPDEAERLLRRAECWSGPGGTPPGGLAMSMAAARVLSAKGRHRRAAQWVDAALSVVHRPDRTLLPLATAVQALAALRGGDLPAAERLVARSDAEREACLFLHCAQPDWVALQVAAERHGAQHTVRLLADRYAELITGPLLFIEEPGAAPWLVRTALAGHAPHLAEQVVRTVRALARDNADFQPLAVSAVHAEGLLSQDEGALARARREHRDTWAAAGAAEDLGLLLGRAGGQGLAHRQFATARELYEEAGSVRDAGRLAARLDVPPVPSTPPSENRPVGPEQELTHSERAVAELVVLGMTNRQVAGKLHLSSYTVNYHLRNIFRKFGIKSRVELARCYQDGASATELVVRVGSRPAPSLRPSARPA